In Hemicordylus capensis ecotype Gifberg chromosome 4, rHemCap1.1.pri, whole genome shotgun sequence, the genomic window AGTCTCAATGGACCTTATTCAGAGAAAGGCTCAGGATTCCTACAGCACAGCAATCTTGTGCTGTTATAATCTTCCTTACAATCAGCCAGCTCAATCCACAGAGATGGTGGTGTAACATGTAGGTCTTCTAGAACAAAAGGTTCTGCAGCTGTGGATGTCTGCAATAAAATATGCCCTGGAATTCTAAAATAAGACTCATCTTGTCATCTTAGATGCAAGACACACAGAGAGGCTCTGATCCTCcaggcagtcttgcacaagctCACCCAAGGGCTGAGCATGCTTGCGGATGGAACTGTGAAGTTTGTGGCCAGTACATGTGTGGGTGGCTGCAAGGGTGGAGCCAAAGGGGGGAAGTTTCAGAGCAGCCACCAGGCAGCTCAGTGATAAGAGGTTTCCTGCATTTGCTTTTTTCATTCTGTGTACACATCTCTTGGAGCCCCCATCGCCTGACTAGAAAAAGCAGGGGAAATGGGGTTGCTGACAGCACTGGGTGAGTGAATAACTAACTGGGAGGCCTGGGAAGGGTGGACACGAGAAAAATCTCAATATCTGCCAAACATCCGTTTGTAACAGAGAAGAtggagaaagaaggaagccaAATATGGGCACTGATAGATTGTCAAGAATGTGGTGTCTCCACCTTAGAGCCCCACGGATCTGGAATTGCCTTGAGTAAGCAAGGCCCGTCATATTAAATAGGCCTGTGACTTCCTTGAAAAAGGACACTATGGTGATAGGTTGATAGGTTTCAGGAAGTGAACCTGGTTGTCCGTTTACCTGCCGTTACCTCCCGTTATTTATCTGCCATTATGTGTTCTCCCTTTAACGTTCCTAGGCAGGACAATCATTGTCCCTAGGCAAAACATGTCCATCCCCCAGCTCTGCAGGGTTTACAGCCCACACGTTCTAAGCTTGTGACTGTGAATTTGTGGTGATGAAGCAAGATCATTCCAGCCCCTACATTATGGATTTCTTCAGGAAGTTGTGACCTGAGCTTTCTACTGCTGAGAATACTTTtcccacacagagagcagagagtggttttctttttgcaggCCCTGTTTTGCTCATTCAATGAGTCTGAAGGACACCAAGGTGCTAAGCATTCTAATGTGGATTTGATTGATATCATTATGCTTCCTCAGTTGCTCTACTTCACTGAATGCTGAGACATTCCAGGGGTTTTCAGTGCACCTTGGATTTTGGTTTCCATTGAAAAGAGAGTCACTGCAGTCTTTGAGGTGTTCGTTTATTTGCACTAGCCTACAGGCTGGATGAAGTTGAGAAGAGAAGAGCTAATTCTTACAAGTCAGCAGCAGGTTGTATCAGAGAGGCCAAATCCTGCATCTTGAGATTCTACAGCTCTCTGCCTTGGCTGTCCCATAATGGGGTGGCCCTTTTatggggcaaggtgaggcagctgcctcaggcagaagattgtcggggcagcagcagggtggcaaaaaaTCCTCCGCTATGGCCATCAGTGCAACTCTTTTGGACAGTGCCGAATCTTGcagactttgcaaggagcacctctcctcagactccttgcaaagcttgcaaaaagcacgaggagagaagaggctgctagcaaccttccctcctccctgccccacatgcagtttcaaagcttgcaagggctggttttgaaagaaggctggcccccaccaggtgCATGAGACAAGGCAGAACTTTATGCCTTGCTTCAGGTGCCGCAATACCTTGGACTGCCCCTGACCCCATTCTAGGCTCTCTTCAgtccagtggtggcaccaggaaaaagaaaatgAGGGGAGCACATATGGGGCAAAGTGAATTTCTGGGTGGGAGAGCTGtatcccacatgttagattcCTGAAAGAGAAATGAGGGGCAGCTGGGGGGACAACTACTTTTCCAAGGGGGCgcttgcctccccttgcctcccctTGAGCCACCCTTGCTTTAGTCTCACGGAGTGGTCTCGCGAGATGGAGTGGACGGAGTGGTCTCGCCTTCAGCCCCTCCTTTCAGATAGGCCCTGCATGTTTTTTGCAAGAACCAGCACTGCATCACTCACTCAGAATAGTCAGCGTCATTAGCAAAACCTCCGTTTGGCTTCTCACGCAGCGATTAACTCACAAACAAATTTCCAACCAACTAACTGCCCCATATTTGCAACAAAATGCAAGAAGATTATGGAACTCTCTATGATGAATGGTTTTCTTGATGGTTTCTAGGTGCTTCTCCAGCCCCAAGAGCTCACTGACCTGCATGGTGCCTCCTTTCAGGGCTCCTTTGGTCTCTCATACCCCAGTGCAGAATATCTGTGGCTGGCACAGCATGGTCCTGGCTTATTCAGCATGTCCCAGAGTTTGTAGTTCCGGCTTGCTGCATGAAAGCATGAGGGCAGGAATGGACAAGCCTACCTCCCGCAGTCAGGAAGTTAAGAAGCATGTGCGCCTGCAGGAAAGGTATGTTGGTTGTGCTCCTGAGACCCAGACTCTATGCAAAGATCAGTGCACAGTAAGAGCCCCACTATGCCGGTTCTCTGAAAGGAAGCTATGCTTTCTGACACTTAACAGATGGGAACTGTGAAAGTGAAGAAGGCACTTATACTGCCTTGATAGGATTATATTGCTTCCACAGGGGCCTGGCAGCATTTAGACCCTATGTAGGACCTACAGCTGCCAATTGCGCCTTCTAATCAGTCTGGACAGCCAGTTCGATGCAGTGGTTAGAGTTTGGGGTATGCATGTATAAAACTGAGTTCAAAATGTCTGCTCATGTTTGAATGGCCTCCCTTGAGCAAATCTCTATTTCTCAGCCCAAGCAACTATGCAAGGTGATTGTGAGGCTGAAATTCCACTctaagcttcttggaggaaggacagaatGCAAAGACTATCAGTAAAGCCATTGTAACATTTCTCCCAAGCACAAGCTTCCCCATGCCCACAGCTGCTGTTATCACTGCTATTATCACTCAGTAGTGATgattatagccctattcacatattatagtCAACATATAATGTGTGTGCATTCAGATCTGTGCATATgtgcagttattcatacattGTGTTTGACATgtgtacatttcctatctgtaccctccATTTGCGTGGGCCTGTACGCAGgttaacatttaaaatgaactCTTGTACAGTCAACGTAAAACTATGTGCATGCATACAGATATCTGAGATTCTCTACACATGTACTCTATAATGTCTGGATAGGCCTTATGATAGGAACCAAAGTATTATCTTGGTGTTACATACAGGGAAGCATTGCAAAGGGGCGCTTAGCAAATAGAAGAAAACCCAAAGGAGTTCATTCATTAATTTTTACCCcaccctgcctcctcccaggaGCTCAGTACATGGTTCTTTCCCCTGTGACCCaattaatcctcacaacaacccagtgaagccATTTAGGCTGAAAGCTACTCTTTGGGCCCAGGTAACCGAGTGAGCTTCGTGGCTGAATAGTGTATGAACTTGAGGCTGTCTTCAATATTGCCCAGTCTCTTTCCTATTATATTGCATTGTAGACTCATTGTTTAATATATGgatgtaagaagctgccttatactgaatcagaccatggcTTCATCTAGCTCACCATTTcctgtgctgactggcagcagttctcctggGTTCCAGACTGGGCAGAGGCCTtcgccagccctacctggacatgctatggattgaacctgaaaccttcagCATGCATAACAGCTATGACTCCTCTTCCAGCTTGCACATTCAGGCTTCTTTGCTTTTCAGGAGGGGCTCCAATGTGTCACTGGTGCTGGACATGAGTTCCCTGAGCAACACAGAACCCATTCGATCGGTCTCCACCCCTAGAGATGTCACAGTGCAGCTCCTGAACACAGCCAGCCATGTTCTTTCTCGGGAGATGCTTCAGCAGCAGAGCTGGAGTCTGGCGGAACTTCAAGAGGAGTTCGCGGTGAGAAGCTTAGAACTCCCTCGTTCTGATTTGACTCCCAGCCAAGCTTTCATTGGCTACAATCCTGCTGCTCGTTAAGGGCTGCATCAGATATACCAATAGCAACAGGCCTTTTCCTGTGGTTTAGaaagatctctggaggctgatCCCGTCAAGGAACCTATTACAAACCTTATTACCATAATGAGCATTCGTGCTAGTATCTTATCAGAGCAATAATCCTATCTCTTTTGTTCCTTTTATTCAGAagtgggcagggcagggaaggcaggaatgGGAGATTTGATTTCCATAGCAGCCATTATCACCTTGGGGTGGGAGCTGATACCAGATTTGAACAGGAGCTCTTTAGAGCAAGTCTATCTgcttcagaaagaaaaaggaagaagcaATTGATAATCTCAGGTCCTGGGTACTTTCAGTGATTCCTCTTTTAATCCTTAACAGAAAATGCCCTCAAATTTTGCCAGTCCAGAAGAGTTGAACATTCCAGGACGAGCAGCAAAGGACAGATACAAATCCATCCTACCAagtatgtttattattattttatcttattttattttattcatttatatttatatgcctcCCTTCATTCCATGGCACCAGGACAATAAACAAAATTATTAAGGCAatcataaaaacataataaaaatacaaatcaaacaaCCAACAGATACAGCTATGCAAGTCAaactaaaatggcagccagagggCAACAAATCACTAGCTAAAAAatgaaaagggcagtcttcaagCACCTACGAAAAACTGGAAGCAGAGGAGCTGTGAGGATCTCATCCGAGATGTTCATCTTGGATCCTCCAGCAAACAGGAAGAatgtggacatcaaaaaacttgtgtgtgcgtgcacatgtgcacgccttagagggaacactgatctggatCATGTCCATTATCTTGCTCAGGATTTGTGTTCTTACACCATGGAGGCCATACATTTTGGAAAAGTAGCAAGGTCCCATTGTCAGTGGTGTCTCCAGTCAAGGCCCCTGAGGTCTATATGTAGTCATTATCCCACCCATGCAACCACCCACATCAcctaaagtaaggtaaagtgtgccatcaagtcgatttcgactcctggcgcccacagagccctgtggttttctttggtagaatacaggaggggtttaccattgcctcctcccgtgcagtatgagacgatgcctttcagcatcctcctatatcgctgctgcccgatatagtaccagcggggatttgaaccggcaaccttctgcttgttagtcgagcatttccctgctgcaccacttaaggtgacgttaCCCACATCACCTGCAAACTGGGAAGTGGTATGACTAATGCAGTTGCTGCCACTGTCATCAGTGAATATAAAGGGAACATTTACAGGACAGCTATAGAGCCGCTGGCTTTTAACCTCAGGTTGTAAAGACACATAGCTCTCCTTAGCTTCAGAAGATAATAATTCAGTTCCTGCTGTGCTAATACCAGGGCAGACACCACATACAAGTATAAGCTCATTGAGACTTAGAATACTGTGATCTCCTGAAGAGCCAATGTGAGAATATTGGCCTGCGGAGagagacctgcttcaaaactctgctcagccatgaagcttactggttGGCCTTGGCCTGGTTTATATGGAATGCCAAATCAGAGGTGGGAGAACCCGCACTTTCAATTTGAAACTCCCAATTGTACTGCAGACATCCGTCAAACAGTggcctgccaaactccagttccaggagaggagagcccctccctgctgctcggcctCCGTGgtagatcccagcaagctccatggccagaccgCGGGCAAAGTGTGACCACATTAGTAGGACGGCCACGATTGGCCATGATCATGAAGGGGGCGTGTCGAGTGCAATAgtgcatttttggagtgctcTGCCGgacctcagcatggaaagggcatttaaatccatcTGTCTTCCCCATTCTCACATTTGTCCTGTTTGCTAGAGgatccaggatgccctgcaaTGCCCTTACATGCCATGCAAGCGAAGGTATCACTGCCCCACAAGGAGCCCCACACCCTTGTAGTCCTGCACAACCACGAatcccagggtgtgtgtgtgtttgtggtgggTGGTATTCTGCTGTTactaagggaggggaggggaacatggGATGTCGTAGGAAGtcatatgtagatgagggagggctgGTCTGTCCCATCCAGAACACTGGGTGTCTGTCCCAATATTCCTGAGGGATACTGGGGGGTTATCCCTTGGGAAAATCTTTCCAGGGATTATCCTGGCAaaacagtccatgcagacccaactgAAATCCTGCTGTCTAGCAGCTTGCTGCTGAGCAGGCTTGCGCTCTCATGAGAGGGGCGGGCCAGTCTTCTGGGGAAGACCgcactcaacaacaacaacaaaatgtatatactgcttttcagcaaaagttgccaaagtggtttacatagagaaaatgttgacaattttaccctaattgtttggaggtagggataaagaaggggtgataatgCTGTCACATATTTTCCACCTCTAGTGGGGGTAGCCATTGCCTCAAATCATTGGGAGTGTCCGTTCCCTGAGTACCAATGGCCAGAATTTGTGGGCCTGACTCATGGACTATAAAGGCTCCTATCTTTAGCTTCAGAAGACATTAGTTCAATCCCTGCTTGCTGGTCTGTGAGGAGAGAAGATGCCTCAGATTGCCCATACCATTGTGCTTGTCTAAGATGTCCATTTGTGTGGAAGGGGAAAATAACTAAAAACTGGAGAAGGTGAGTTAGCTTCCCAGTTGGGCTTGGGACCTGATCCTTCATTGTGAGATGAGATGGGGTGACATATGTCAGTTCTGGCATGAATGTTAGAAAGGCAAATTTATTGTGAATAGGAGGGGAGTCTGGCCATAGATGCAAGAACAATGTTAGAGCCTGAGGCAGTGGGAGGCAGTGTCAGTGGGAGGCTCCTGTTGGCCCTGACCTGACAGGAAATGCTACCATCTCTGTACTCTCAATGGCCTCGTCTAACCAAACTGTCTCTCTAGATCCCCAGAGTCGTGTTTGCCTCAAGAGAGCTGAAAGCCACAAAGATGAGAACTACATAAATGCAAACTACATTCGGGTGAGCCAATTAATCTAGACATGAGAATTCTGAAGAGAGAGATGACTAGTGGGGCATGTCTTAACTCCTGGgcatttcttttcctccctctagGGTTATGCTGGACAGGAGAAGGCCTACATTGCCACACAAGGGCCCATGCTAAACACAATCAATGATTTCTGGACAATGGTGTGGCAGGAAGAAGCTCCTCTCATAGTTATGCTCACCAAActcaaggaagagaaagaggtaTTTGGGGTGTGGGCCTGTGTGTCTGCATCTGCTCTGAGTGAATatgaatgaattattattattattatttcttgtttacacagtcagacaggtgttattgactggtttgttttatccagacatcgagtccttcccaagaacctgggatggctgaattttatcgtcaatactgttggttattatagatatcgtcgcaaaatataggctgttcccagtaaagctgctttttgtaattggctgatggtgatttctgtggcccctatggtgttgaggtgctcttcaaggtcttttggaactgcacctagggtgccaattaccactgggattattttggtctttttctgccacagcctttcaatttcaatttgtagatctttgtatttggtgattttttctatttctttttcttctattctgctatcccctggtattgctatgttgattattttaacttgtttttctttcttctcaactacagtcatatctggtgtattgtgtggcagatgtttgtctgtttgtagtcggaagtcccataatatttttacatcttcattttcttcaactttttcaattttatggtcccaccaattcttggctacaggtagcttgtattttttgcagatgttccagtgtatcatcgctgctaccttgtcatgcctttgtttgtagtcagtctgtgcgatctttttacaacagctgattaggaggtccactgtttcatctgcttctttacaaaggcggcacttgctgtttgttgttgacttttctacttttgctcttattgcatttcttcttagtgcctattcttgcacagccagtattaaacactctgtttctttcttcaagttgctattcttaagccattgccaggtcttggtgatgtctgattttccagttatattgtgcaaatattgctcatgcaggggcttatttttccatttttctgctcggttcttgacttgttctttcttgtaggcctgctttgtttcattggtgttgaatagtttcgcgttattgaccatttgaagtgcatcttcttcactgtccttgatatattcttcaaggcctcttttctcctcctctactgtttgatggacttgcagcattcctcttccacctgagctgcgagggaggtatagcctatcgacatcactgcgggggtgcagagcatgattgatggtcatgattttcctggtcttacgatccagtgtctctagctcagcctgggtccagtctattattcctgcagtgtatctgataacaggtatagcccaggtgtttatggcttgtatggtgttcccaccattgagtttggacttgaggattttgctaactctcctgatgtattcacttccaatttttcttttaacttcagtgtgtgcgatgttatcagcctggagaatgcccaagtatttgtaatgttctttctcttccaggttcttgatcttgcttccattgggcaattctattccttctggtttttttattttccctctgttcattattaatgcagcacacttgtctagtccaaactccattgctatatcgctgctgaatatacggacggtgcttagcagtgattcgatttctgactgggactttccatacaacttcagatcatccatgtacagcagatggttgattttacttgatgttttagatgtttggtatcagaggcctgttttgtttagtatttgtgaaagtggggtcatggcgattacaaacaacagaggggatactgagtccccttggaaaatgcctcttctaatgctaacctgtccaagtgtctcaccattgattgttaactgtgtactccacatgctcattgcttttttaaataaatatctgaatgtttttgctgacaccagttgtttctaaacattttagtatccatgagtgaagcaatgaatcgaaggctttattgtagtcaatccatgcaacacttagattggtttttcttctcttgcaattttctaaaatcattttgtcaatcagcagctggtcttttgtgcctctggtgttcaggcaatttcctttctgttcagctggaagctgtttgttagttaataagtgttgcatgactttatctgctattattccagttaataatttgaacatggttggcagacaggtgatcggtctgtaattacttggaactgcaccttttgctgggtctttcatgatgagatgagttttcccagttgttagccattgttcaatatcacctccttgcaaaatgtgattgaactgttttgatagttgtttatgaaggcttgttaggtgtttaagccaaaagccatgcagttcatcgtcgcctggagcagtccaatttttaattttctttgctctttcacttattaattctggtgttattattagatcttgcatttgttggttacattttttgacctctttcatccagcctgcttttttattataatctattggattgtcccataatttcccccagaattgcactgtttcttctttat contains:
- the PTPN7 gene encoding tyrosine-protein phosphatase non-receptor type 7; translated protein: MVPPFRAPLVSHTPVQNICGWHSMVLAYSACPRVCSSGLLHESMRAGMDKPTSRSQEVKKHVRLQERRGSNVSLVLDMSSLSNTEPIRSVSTPRDVTVQLLNTASHVLSREMLQQQSWSLAELQEEFAKMPSNFASPEELNIPGRAAKDRYKSILPNPQSRVCLKRAESHKDENYINANYIRGYAGQEKAYIATQGPMLNTINDFWTMVWQEEAPLIVMLTKLKEEKEKCICYWPETEATYGPFTIRVQGICKCEEYTIRDFALQFRDDCRTVKHIVFSSWPDQKAPESARSLLHLVLETEKILQAAESTGPIVVHCSAGIGRTGCFIATQIGCQQLKNKGEVDVLGIVCQLRIDRGGMIQTSEQYQFLHHTLAMYASQLPKTTDC